The nucleotide window GCCAAATGCCTTAAGTCAAACACATTGCCCACACGTATCCCGTAATCCTTCTCCAACTTTTCAACGTCATTCTCGATTCCAACCCCAACAATAGTGTAACTGGGATTGCACAAAAAATCGGATAAGAACAAAGGTATGTAAAAACAGTGCTGGAGTTGAAATATGAGACAGCGGCGGCCAACGCAAAGCTGAAGAATCGCAACTTGGCTTTGTTGATTACGGTTGAAAGTGGGTCGCCATTCGATATCAAGTCCAACAATGAGGCGGTCGAGGCGACGCGCATGGACGGCTTCAATCTCCCAGATCCAATCGCCAACATAGCCTGGGCTGTTTGTGACTGTTGTTAGGATTCTATCACAGAAGAATTCAACGTCAAAAGTAGTGATAGTCATGGCTGTCAATGCAGTGTGATCAAAACTCTTGAAATATTGCTAATAGCTATAGTAATTTGTATTTATAGGGGCAAGTTCCCTCCCAGAGACGTTTAAAGTTCAAAATTCTGATTTGGGGCACAGCAGAAGTACACGTTTCTGAACTTAATAAAGTCTTAAAACTGTAATGCGAATTAGACGGGCAATTACAAAGTTTCCTTCCCAAAAAATACTAATTTCCCCT belongs to Nicotiana tabacum cultivar K326 chromosome 6, ASM71507v2, whole genome shotgun sequence and includes:
- the LOC107780817 gene encoding 3'-5' exonuclease-like, with the translated sequence MTITTFDVEFFCDRILTTVTNSPGYVGDWIWEIEAVHARRLDRLIVGLDIEWRPTFNRNQQSQVAILQLCVGRRCLIFQLQHCFYIPLFLSDFLCNPSYTIVGVGIENDVEKLEKDYGIRVGNVFDLRHLAADAYGMRDLRNAGLKKLCQVVLGKEMEKPKNITLGKWDNEELSAEQVEYACIDAFVSFEIGRRLNASGR